The segment CTGAGACCCCAGACCATGGAAGAAGTGTGGATGTATTTCCCATGCCCATCCACAGGGCACTTTCCAGGGCACAGTTGCTAAGGGGTGTGGTGGCACCCCTATCTGTAACATGGTGAACAATGCCAGACCAAGAACACACTGAGATCATCTATACCTGAGCCAGACCCTCcctttggggaagaaaatgggCCATTCAGAAGAGGTCCCAGCCCTGTCACTTCTGTGAGAACCTCTAAACAAATATCTGTGCCTCCCCTCACAAAACACTGGGACCAATGGAGTCCTGGATACTAACTCTGAGCTCCCCAggtccccagggtcacatggtggtggtggtgcggGGGGCCAGAAACAAAGGACGCCACAGGCCTCAGGATGGCCCTGTAATTGGTCCCCAGGGGCTCTCCCTGCAGAACGCCGTGAgtccacttcctcttctctcagccTCGGTCACAAATGGTACTACAACAGGGTCCTCATGGCTGAATTGTCCCCTTCTACAGGGCAGTAGTCAGGGCTTGGCATTCCCGCCAGGAcaagagccccccccccccaccaaaggGCTGAGGGACCCTGGGGCACTCAGTCCTAAAACGCACACACGATGAGGTGGTGATTCCTGAGCCTGTGGCCGCAGGCTCCAAGTGGGGTGGGTCCAGCAGCTGCCAGCAGATTGGGGTCTCTCCCCTGGCTCAGGACCCTGCAGTTAGTGCACGAGGCTGCTCTTccggagaaggaaggaaggcaacaCATTCTCCTGATGCCGTCTCGCATTCAGTTAAAGCTTTTTATTGGCCATAGTAATTTCCCCCACAAAGCCTTTCAGAattacctgtaagttctcagaaTGCCAAAGTAGAAAGTTCAGAATAAAGGGGATaagtttaaaggaaaaaaaagcagcaaCTTGGCAAAAGCGTCAGAAGCCTCAGCTGCCCTCATGTCTCCTTTTTCTCCAGTAAGATCTTGTGCAGCTCGTCGGCGTCCTCGGCAGTCTTGACCCGGATGAGCATCGTCACGGGTGTGGTGGCGCTCTTCTCGCTGATGGGCGGATTGGGCACGCAGACAATGAGAACGTTGTTCCTGCCGGTTCGGGAGCATGGCATGTTGGGAGGAACCAGAACGTTCAGGAGGATGTTACCTGCATGGGGACAGAGAAGCAGAAATGCCCCATGAGGCGCCCTCCTGGTAGACAGCTCACTTGTGTGAAGGGACCCAAGCAGACAACACCTTCGCCAGGCACTCCTCACCAAGAGCCTCCTGCCCTCTTCTGGACCTGGAGGGGGGTGCCACACTCTGCTCCTCACTCCCCctggccccctcccccccacccccccagcttCCAAAGAGAGCCTCCATGCTCTTGCCCTTCTGTCTTGAAGTGGAGGCCCAGAGTGTGGCAGGCACACCCCTCTCCCCAAGGCAGTCTTTACACACAGTGGTCAGTCCTAATGCCTGCCTCTTATCACAAGTCCTAGGGAAGAGGCCACTCCCTGGACAGAAGAACCCTGGATCTCCAGTTCAGAAACCTTTGTTTTGCTGGGCTGGCCTGGAGCCCAAGAACCATGTGACAAAATTGTTTTAAGGGGCAAAAATTGGTTCTTTGAAATCTCAGTCTGCTCCTTAGCTGGGTCAGGAATTAATTCAACAAGATGTGGCCCCGTGCCCCTTTCCCTAGGAGATGCCCCTACCCAGCGCAGTTAGTGAGTGCAGAGTGCTGGAAGGAAAACTAGCCCACTGACCAGATGCTGACCCAGAAGCAACAGGCAAGGAAAGGGACCTCTGGGGTGAGACAGGGGGCACAAGGGAGTTGTCTTGGTGGGGTTGGAGGACACATTTTCTGGTCAGGGCTAACAGTCCAGCAGTCAGTGTCCTAAAGGGGCCCCAAGCTCCTCTATATCCAGAGGATTGGCTGTCTTTGACCACAGGTCAAGAAGTATGATGGTGGCTTTAAGGCCTGTGTCCATCCCTTCTGCTCCCCAATCTTAAAGCCTGGGTTTACTTAACAAAGAACTTTCCCAATCCACCCAACTGACATGCAGCTGGGGGCTCACATCACTCACCTAAATTGGTGTCAGCTCGAACCAGAAGCTGGGTCTTCTGATTGGCGGCGGGCTTCAAGTGCAGCGTGCCCATACCCTTCTCtttaaactcattatcttttttgtAAAAGAGTTTGCACCTGAGGAGTCAATAAAAAGTGTGTTGTTAGCCTCCTGAAGGGCCCTCCAGGCCTAAGTGGAGGGCAGGTCCTGGGAGCTGAAAGGCAGAAAAAAGGGGACCTCCCAAGGATGAAAGACTGAAGCATGACAGAGGTCAGCATGGTGACCATCTTGCTCCTGGGTCTGCTCAGCAggccctggccctggccccagCCTTGCTCTGGGCCTCACTCCCAGGGTTCTCTCGCCTGACCACTCCAGAGTTCCTTCAGTGCTGAATCACGCTGACCCCAAAGGTCCACCTCGGGATGGCTGCAGCCAACTTTGGATGCCCTGACTCTTAGCCTTTCTGCCTGTCTCCTACATTGTTGGGCAACACTAAACAACCTCAGGAGCCCTGAGACCTCTTGGCCTTCAAGGGGCCACCAAGAGGCCTCCCACCAATTCTGTCACCAGTTCTGCGCCCAGGCTGGTCTGGTTCTAGTGCCAGTCATCACTGGCATCAAGGCTCCAGGATACCAAAGGTCCATGTACTCGAGGCCATGGCCACCTTTGCGTCACCAGAGGCTGGAAGAGTCATAGTTTTCCTCCCAGCCCAGGCCTCCCCTTGGCCTGGGCCCTGCTTCTGCCTTCTCAGATGGGCCCTTCACCTCAAGGGCTGTCTTCACATGCGTGCGATTCTGGAAATGTGTGTAGGTACCAACACCGATAGAAGCGACACCAAGGATGGTCGGGTCTTGGGCAGAGAACTGGGGACCCAGGAGAGGGGCAGTAGCAAAGGTATGTGTCTTGAGAGCAGGGCAGACTGGGCAAGGAGCCCAACAAGATAAGATGGTGCATCTACAGAGGCCTGGTCCCCAGCCAACTGAGGGCACAGAAAGGCACAGACCAGGCCTCCAAGGGGTTTAGACCAAACcaggggagggagaaaactgcCTCAGAGAGGAGCCATGATCAGAGAGAACAGCAGCAGAGATGCCTGAGACATCACGGGAGAGAAAATTCAGCAGAGGCTAGGGATGAAGCCTGTGGTTCTTGGCCCTTGGCTGCAGGTCAGGTACCCTAAACTGGGAAACTGACCTCTTTGGTGGGACGAGGGCCATGGCCGGACAGGACATAGACCAAGGAGAAATTCACAGGAGAGCACGTTTGAGAGAAGGTCAGTGGAGAcaagagacaggagaggagactagagaccacctggacagaaagagAGGAACGAGGATTTCTGGAAAAACACCCCAAGTCTGCCCAAAGGATAATGCACAGGAGGGACCGGGGCTTCCCTTGGTCTCACGTCCTGTGCACGGCAGCTTGAAGGACACACTGGCATGGGTGGAGAGGCCAAGGCAACTGCGTCAGGCAAGAGATAAGGTGGCCCGATGAAGGGCACTGCAGTGATGGCAGGGGGTGGAAGGGACAGGATGTGAACGGCGCTGTGGAAGGACAGATGACGAACTCTGGCACAGACTGGGTGTGGGGGTGTCCTGGGCCTGGAGGGGCAGGGAGATCTTGGGGGCTCTGTGTGGGACACCACATATGCTGAGCTAACAGGAGCCTGGCGGGATCTGAGAGGGGTCCCTCTGCAGatgcccctcccccaccaaagaCCAGCCCTGGTGAGGGTGGGACCAGAGGCACGCTCAGGAAGCCTCAGGGAAGGCGATGCTACTGCTGGGCAGCCGAAAGGACGACCCATGCACTGGTGGGTTCTTGCTGGTTCTGCCTTTTCTTTGCTTAACCCGTGTGTACATGATACCTTGGAACGGGACCCAGTTCTTGGTCTGTGAGTGTTCTAGCTTCCTTTGGGCCACTTCCCACCAGGGCTCAGAGACCACTTAACGTGCCTGGGCCTGAAACAAGGGAGTGAATCCCTGGAGGTTGAAAGCTCTGGCTCAAGGACTCTGCAAGGGGTGGCGGGGGGTGTGGTGTGGTGGGGGGCAACGAGGAAGGGGCATTCGCACTCAAGTCTGGCTCCAGATCTGATACTACTCTATCCACTCCCAGAACCACACAAAGATGCACTCAAACCATTGCAGTCCTTGGAATAAGGGCAACTGGGAGGAGAATTTCAACTGTGGTGCCACCAGACCTCAGTTTGGTTCAGTCTGGGAGACAAACCAAACCCCTGGCCCAGCCGCTGGCCCCTCTTCCCTAACATTCTTGGGGGTCCCACCCCGCTCCTGGGATCCaggctgccctgccctgcccaccCTACATGGGAGTGCCTGGAGCCAAGGGTGGCTTACTGAGGCCCATCTTCCCATGCTGCTGGGAGTCccctgggggaggtggggggcaCTGGAGGGAGTCACcatttgctgaattgaacatAAGGATACTCTCATTTTCCAGCCGGAGAAACCCACCCACTCTTTCAGGCATTATGGCCTCGGGCATCTCACAGAGGCCACACTTACTTCTTGGAGTAAAAGGCATcctcttctttgacctctgtgATGATGGCTTTGGGCGGGTCTTCGTTCTCTTCCTCTTCAGCACCTTAAAACAGACCCACAGTcacaactgaggcccagggtggcAGGACACTGCCCCCTTACCCTCACTCTGAGCATCTCATCTGCATTGGCTTAAACAGCTCCCTCCACCAGCTATCCACAGCCCCATCTCAGTGCAGCTTTGTGACCCAAGACCCTGGCCCACCTCATCAGTCTGGGAGTGAGACTTGTCACTGAGTTCTTACCTTTGCTTTCAGCAGCAGACGTGTCCGTGCGGCTCTCTGGCATTTTGGTGAAGGAAGAGACAGGACTTGGCTGGGCCGTGTCTTTGCCAAACATGCCCTGGTTTCCCGGAGAGAAGGAGAAGTTTGCCATGGGGCTGGTGCCCAAGGGGCCCAAGACCGAGCTGTCGACTTTGCGGCCAAAGTGGAAGGAGGCTGCAGAGGACGTTCCCATGGCTGAGGTGGTCTTCTTCTCTGACAGCGCTTCTGCCTGCTTGTTGGTAGCCCCCTCGCCTTTGTCGGGATCAAACACAAAGGGGGCGTCTTGGGATTGCTGAGAGGATGTCAGAGCGGCAGGCCCAGTTGAAGAGCCCTGGAGCTGTTGGCCAGCCTCCCTCTCCAGGTTGCTGTCACTGCCGCTGCCAGGCAGCTGCTCAATGCTTGTGAGGTATCTCTCGTAGTCTTTAAAGATAGGTGTCAGGTCGCAGAGTGGGTTGGTGTCCACATGCTTGACGATCCAGTCGCGCACAGAGCAGTTTAAGGCAGCAAGCTGTCTGTGGTAGGCACTGGCACCACAGGTCTTCCCCTGTGCCCCGCGGCTGGAGGAGGAAGGCTGCTGGCTGTCCCCATTGGTCTTGGTGTAGGTGGCATTCCTGTCTGCTCCCGTGGGGAACATTGGGCCGTTGGCTGTGACCCGGGCTGTTCAGAAAGGAAGGGTCTTTGGAACAAGACCTCCCATGCCCTGCCCTGTCTGCCCTTCAGTTTATAAATGGGCCCCAAAACCAGGACTCTCCAAGGCATGAAGGGTGGGTGTGGCCGCACCCTACTCACAACCATCTGGGGCACTGAGGGAGTTTCTAAATGTCCAAGCCCACTTTGGACAGAAGGGGCATAAGACCAAGCAGTCACCAAGGTACCTCATTCAAAGTTTTCTTTGAGGTGAAACAAACACTGACTGGCTTCCTCAGCATTGAAGGATCCCAGTACAAAAGAAATTGAGGACCTCCCCCCTGCCCCTCAGGTTCTGCTGCCATCTCTGCCAAGGATGCCTCTTCACCTGGCACCTGCCCCTTGCCCAAAATCACCTCTTAGGCAGGGCCCAATGGTACATCTTGTACCTGGCTATCCCCCACTCTGACCACATCACCCTTTAGGGTCAGAGTTCAGGGCCTGGAAGTGACCGAGTAGGGAAACTCTGAGGTTCAGGCACCAGAAGCAGAAGTGGTTCCAGCTCTATCAACGGTCATTGAAGAGTTCCCAATTCCTCCTCCCCCAGACCCACTGAGTATTGAGCAGGGAAGGACTGTGGGGAAGGTTAGAGCTGGGCTCCCACATGGaagctccctccctcctccacccccaacgCCCACCCTCTGTAAAGGATAACAGGCTTGGGCAAAGGCCTGGACACACACATTGGGGAAACTCACCAAAGGTCACCTTCTTCTCTGATGCAGCCTTTGCAGGGGCCAGGGAGGAAGCAGAAGATGCACTACCGCCGTTGGACAGGCCTTCCAGAGGTTTGATGCTGGTGCCATTGCCGAAGAGCCCCCCTCCTCCAGGAGGTACAACCAAGCCTTTGAACCCTTTAAAAGCCCCTCCACTTTCAGACTGAAAGGCAAAGCAGGGGAGCACAGGTTAAGATGGTGGTACATACGGTGTATGCGTCCCTGTGACAGCGGGAAGCAGCTGAAGAGGGCTGGACCACCCGTCACTGACCAAACCCAGCTGTCCCAGGGCACCAGGCTGCCTCAGGTGGGCAGATACCTCCCCTCCCATGCCCCCTCTAtatcttcctctcccctcaaGGTTTGATCAGGTGCAGTCTCCTCCAGAAAGGTATTGTGGCCTATTTTGGACAAGGGGGCAAACTAGGATCTCGTGAACACAAAATCAGGGTCCCTTCCCCCAAATGGCCTCTGCCACTgccaagaaactgaggcagggccAGCATAATGCATGGAGCAAAAGACTGGGGCAGAAaggtccaagttcaaatccttccaagATACCTCTGTGAACCTTCTGCTCCCGGCAGTGCCCCCATCTCATGGGGCACAAACAAGACAAAAGCACTGTGTATTGTGTGCGCTGGGAATGCCAGTGGCCAACTCTTAAGAGAGTTTAGAATCAAGCTGAGTGGGGGACAGGAGAGGTCACTTGTCACAGCACATTAGCTCCTCACACTTGGCTCTCCTGGCAAAAAGCCCAGCCCAAGTAAGTCCCCAAGCCTGGCTGCTTTCCGATGTCCCTAATGAACCTGGGACTCACAGCTGCGGGGGCAGGGCAGGCCGGCCCAGAGCCCTCCCCAAGGTGGTAGCCAAGAGCCTCCCCTCCAGGCCGGCCAGGTAGCGGCCCGAAGTGCGGACCGTGCCTAAAGCCGGAGAGACTGCTCATCTGCCAAGGGGGAGCCAGGGCTGGAGGGGTTCCACTCCTGTCGGACTAAGGAACGCTGAGACGGCTCTTCCGGGCCTCGGACTCTCAGGCTGGGGGCCCGCCCCTCCCCCGCGGCCCCTCACCTCCGAGCTCACGCCGCGCCGCTTGGCCTTCTTGATCGCTCGGTTTTTCAGGACCTCCTCGCTCGCCACCGAGAATGTGCCCACCTGCGGGGGGGGCGGGTGGGGATTAGGACCCCCGGGCTCAGACCCCAACCCCAAGGGTGACCCCAGGTGTAGACACCCCGGGCTCTGACCCCTCCCCCAGGGGCCGGTGTAGCCCCGCCCCCACCTCCTCCACATCGTCCTCCTGGTCCCAGTTCCGGTCCGTCAACTCCTTCTCCGCGTTTCTTTTGGCCATCTTGTACCTGGGTCAGCGAGAAGCGCGGGGTCAGGGGGGAAACCCGCCTCGGGGTTCCCTCCCCTCGGGCCGGGCCTCGCCCTCACCTGCCGGGCGCCTCCTCGTAGCTCCCCGGGCACGGCCGCGCACCATCGCCCCGGGCGCCTCCGCCTCAGCCCGAGGAGGCCGCCGCGCGTGTCCGCATGGCGTGCGCGTCCCCGGGGGGGTCACCGGGAGCGGGACAAGGGGAGTGCGAGTGACCTGAGCGAACCCGGAAAGATGCGCGTCCCACCGTCTGCTTCTCGCGTGCGCAGGCGCCGCCTCCCGGGCTCATCGCGCAGGCGCCGCTCCCCGCCGCACGACGCTGCGCAGGCGCGCCAACGGTCGCCAACGGCCGCCCGCGCCACGAGGCCGCCCTCCTCCCCTCAAGCGGGCGCCGAAGGGGCCGTTGGGCGGAAGGGCGGGAAGGCGTGCGCgccgtgcgtgcgtgcatgcgtcCGTGTGAGCTCACGTGACCCCGCTGCCCGGAACTTTGGGGCGGGGCCGGATGTTGAGGAGGAAGCTAGAGCAGATGACTGGCCAGTCACGGGACAGCGGACCGAAACAGACCCCGCCCCCACCAAGAGGCGAAGAAGGGACAGGGTTGTCCCCAAGACAGTCCCGCGCTCGCCCGGACCTATTTCGCAGGCAGTAAACTGAGGAACAGCGGGGGTTACGGGGCCCAGTCCCccttttagagatggagaaattgGGGCTGCGCACCCCGTTGCTTCGGATAATGAccttgttgtggttcagttgtttaaGGCGTGACCTCCGTGAtctcctttgggattttcttggcagagatactggagtcacCTACCCTCGCCTTCCCCAGTGACTCAGAATTGGGGCAAAGGGGACAGAGTCCCCCAGAAAGGAGCAGCCAGGTGTATGCACGCAGAGCGGGGTACTCACTCCTCTGGagcaggccccccccccccccccaaggcaCTCGGGCTCTCCTACGCTCATTGGCTCCGACAACCACGTGCTCTAGTGCATTTCACTTCCCGACTTGTCCCAGCCTGGCCACTTGTGCAGCCCTCGTCCTGGGCTTGAAGGCAAAGGTAGGAGCAGAGCCTCTTACTACCTCTGCTGGGATTCACAGGTTTGAAAACGACAACATCAAACTCCGATCTTTTTATCTCATTTACCATCAAGCCCTCCCTGGCTTGGAGAGGGAGATGTTGGAATAGCTCTCCTAGTCCTTTGAGCCGAGTCCCCGCCCCAAGATTTCAGGTAACATAATGACGACAGCTGACATAACGCTTACTCGGTGCCAGGCGCTGGGCTGAGAGTATTACAGATGTCTtatctggtcctcacaacaactgtttGAAATAGGTATGGTTATTTtcgcagatgaagaaattgagaccaacagacttgtccaaggtcatgcagctagtaagcctctgaggtgggatttgaattcaggccttctccCAGACTCACTCCTCTCTTCAGGAATTAATAAAATTCTTTCTCCTACAGCATCCCAAATGAACATCAGGCAGGTTTTGAAGGGGGCTTTCTGCTGGGCGGACTGGGTCTATTCCACTCGGGGCAGAAGCTGCAGATTGACATTAGATGGGCCGCGGTATCTGTGACAAATTGTTCTGCAGATCAGAGGTCCTCTTGGTTCCATTTCTGCTTCTCCCTGTCCTACTTCTCCCTTTGATCTGTTCACTGATGTTTTCCTTTGGTCCTGAATTATCCTGCTCACCTGTCCCCAGGGCTTTTCCAAGCTGTTAGGAAAGGGCTTAAGAGAACATCATTATTTCTCAGTCTTTCTAGAGGAACTCAGGAGGAGTCTAAGGGCACTACTTTGGGGAGTTGCAGGTTGGACCAACTTCACCTTTGCTCTGAAAGCACTAGTAGTTCCCTGGAGCATCTGCTTGGCTTTATGGAAGGTGCCTTTACTGAGGTTGCCTCTGTCTGAGTGGTCTCCCAGACATCTGTCTGCTGTCACATTCATGATGTGATTAGGGGACGGGGTGGGAGCACAGTGTCTGCTGTCCAACCAGTAATTGTTAGTTTCCTTGGCCGTGTGTCAGGTGAGGGAGAGGATACTGAATCATAAGCCATAGTCCTGCCTTGTCTCTGCCTGGTCTCCCTTGGTGACCTGGGGCCATGAGCTTACTGGCTGATGTCTCCTGAACACAGCAGATCTTCACTGCTCAGGTGTTTCTCTccaggcctcactttcctcattttaaaaatgagaggattggaccaagctgactgactgacttagaGCTTTGACTCTTGCCCTTCTTCAGTGAAGGATGGTCTAGGGAGTCCTGGCCTGGCCTCAGGAGGAGCAGAAGGACAAGGAGAGGAGAGCCTGGGACTGagttccttttcctccctttaaaAGACATTTGCCGTCTCTGGAGAGCACAGCTCATTGCTGAGGAAGGAGCATCCCATGGGAGGGTGGGGCTCTCAGAGGAGGGGGGAGGCTTgggagagggaaggtttgggaCCATGAGGCATGGGTGACCATCATGGGACTGCAGAGGGCATTGCCCCCAGCTCAGGCCCTGGAGGAGCACAGAGCCTGCAGCAGGGCCAGCCTGGGCCTTCATGGACCCTCACACCCTCAGCCCTGAGATAGCAAACTGCCTACTCCCCAGCCTGTCACTGGGGGTTGCCAAGACAGTGGAGTCAAGGCCCTCACCAGAAAGTTTCCTGGGCTTGGGATCCTGAATTTGGAGTTCACCAGGACAGACTTGGGATAGAGGCCTCTGATAATCCCTTCATCCATGCAGATcagccagcaagcatttatggAGCACCTGCTGTATGCCAAGGACTCGATGGACAACTATTGTGTATCCTGTAGCTGCAGAGACCGTCCTAATcaatctcctcttctttccctttccagccTCCCTCTTCCAAATGTCCCTCTGGTGGACACAGGCCCCATCCTTACTGGGTCCCTGAGACTTCTGACCTCGAATTTGCCCTTGTCCCAGGTCCGGCCTGTGCTGCTCCTGCTTCCATCCCATGGCCGACTTCTCTCCCAGTTCCTCTGGGAAGTTTCCCACCAGCCTCCTTGCCTCATGTTTCTCCTTGCAACACTCTGCTCACATACAGGTTGGACCAGCCTCTCCTTTACTCTGAAAGCACTAGTAGTTCCCTGGAGCATCTGCTTGGCTTCTCAGGCCTTTCTCAGCCTGACCTCAGACTAGCTTTCTGGCTCCAACCCAACCAGACTTGCCTTTCTCTGTTGCTTATACCTGGTGCTCCTCCCATCCCTGAATCTTTGTGCTGGCCAGCCCTGGGCCTGGGCTGCATTTCCTCCTGACCCCTTTCTCTCTTCAAAGTGCAGTTCAAAGCTCAGCTTCTCTACAGGAACACTTTCCCtaatttccctcctccccaaaggGCTGACTCTCCTTCCCTACACTGTACTGTACTGCACTGTAGTTGGAATGGATTTTGTCTTTCTATAGACACAGACCAGCCACCTCCCCTCTCCAAAGGCGGATCtcaaaaattgcccagattggttctttttttttgagcCTCTATTCTGTGTTCAGCATGATGTTTCAGAAATGCCCACCTTCTACTTCTGACTTAGAGCCCTGCAAAGTTCAGCACAACCCCTGGCTCTCACAGCGAGGTTGGGGGCCATGTGACTTttcaaagaaatggcaaatcccaTGCTCTCTTCCATCCCACTGACTGTTGCTCTTTTATCCTTTCCTTGA is part of the Notamacropus eugenii isolate mMacEug1 chromosome 3, mMacEug1.pri_v2, whole genome shotgun sequence genome and harbors:
- the NUP50 gene encoding nuclear pore complex protein Nup50 isoform X1 encodes the protein MAKRNAEKELTDRNWDQEDDVEEVGTFSVASEEVLKNRAIKKAKRRGVSSESESGGAFKGFKGLVVPPGGGGLFGNGTSIKPLEGLSNGGSASSASSLAPAKAASEKKVTFARVTANGPMFPTGADRNATYTKTNGDSQQPSSSSRGAQGKTCGASAYHRQLAALNCSVRDWIVKHVDTNPLCDLTPIFKDYERYLTSIEQLPGSGSDSNLEREAGQQLQGSSTGPAALTSSQQSQDAPFVFDPDKGEGATNKQAEALSEKKTTSAMGTSSAASFHFGRKVDSSVLGPLGTSPMANFSFSPGNQGMFGKDTAQPSPVSSFTKMPESRTDTSAAESKGAEEEENEDPPKAIITEVKEEDAFYSKKCKLFYKKDNEFKEKGMGTLHLKPAANQKTQLLVRADTNLGNILLNVLVPPNMPCSRTGRNNVLIVCVPNPPISEKSATTPVTMLIRVKTAEDADELHKILLEKKET
- the NUP50 gene encoding nuclear pore complex protein Nup50 isoform X2, which translates into the protein MAKRNAEKELTDRNWDQEDDVEEVGTFSVASEEVLKNRAIKKAKRRGVSSESESGGAFKGFKGLVVPPGGGGLFGNGTSIKPLEGLSNGGSASSASSLAPAKAASEKKVTFARVTANGPMFPTGADRNATYTKTNGDSQQPSSSSRGAQGKTCGASAYHRQLAALNCSVRDWIVKHVDTNPLCDLTPIFKDYERYLTSIEQLPGSGSDSNLEREAGQQLQGSSTGPAALTSSQQSQDAPFVFDPDKGEGATNKQAEALSEKKTTSAMGTSSAASFHFGRKVDSSVLGPLGTSPMANFSFSPGNQGMFGKDTAQPSPVSSFTKMPESRTDTSAAESKGAEEEENEDPPKAIITEVKEEDAFYSKKWSLVSSPVSCLH